The Macrococcoides canis genome has a window encoding:
- a CDS encoding sirohydrochlorin chelatase: protein MKGIIYIAHGSKMPDKNQLFREFVDHIISKRPETVQQIAFLEKDDENVPIVTRRMLDLGVTEFLVMPMLLFPAMHAREDIPTQLDEVLKDYPHITYRIADCFGDEPSVYKVCERIISEFDDETILITAHGNKRFAEPDERLTKMVNTMQQTSEQNLVPAMLYGALSFEEKLKTMDKTKKIIIMPYFLFDGHLVRKIKRLSQPFIEAGYDISFTETLDLDFNMAHGVLNKLNELEEDAHVSSHA, encoded by the coding sequence ATGAAAGGAATCATATATATTGCACATGGATCAAAGATGCCTGATAAAAATCAGCTTTTCAGAGAATTTGTAGACCATATAATATCAAAGCGACCTGAAACAGTGCAGCAGATAGCATTTCTGGAAAAAGACGATGAAAATGTACCAATCGTTACGCGTCGTATGTTAGACCTAGGTGTCACAGAATTTTTAGTGATGCCGATGCTCCTATTTCCAGCAATGCATGCGAGAGAAGATATTCCAACACAGCTTGATGAAGTGTTGAAGGACTATCCTCATATAACTTATCGTATAGCAGATTGTTTCGGTGATGAACCGAGCGTGTACAAGGTGTGTGAACGCATCATCTCTGAATTTGATGATGAAACGATACTGATTACAGCACATGGTAATAAGCGATTTGCTGAACCAGATGAACGTCTAACTAAAATGGTAAATACGATGCAGCAGACGTCAGAACAGAACTTAGTACCAGCAATGTTGTATGGGGCTTTAAGTTTTGAGGAAAAGCTGAAGACGATGGATAAGACCAAGAAGATTATCATTATGCCATATTTCTTATTCGATGGTCATCTCGTGCGTAAGATTAAACGACTGAGTCAGCCTTTCATTGAGGCGGGATACGATATATCATTTACTGAAACATTAGATTTAGATTTTAATATGGCACATGGCGTATTAAATAAGCTCAATGAACTTGAGGAGGATGCACATGTATCCAGTCATGCTTAA
- a CDS encoding NAD(P)-dependent oxidoreductase — MKIGVVAATGKVGRLVVDELISRGYEPVAIVRDAHKVTQKIKVIEKDIFDLRSDDVSSFDIIVNAFGAPLGEEEAHVKAGRVLIDALKGTDTRLIVVGGAGSLYVDDAESVTLVESGNLPDIFMPSAKGQARNYEDIKQAEDLTWTFISPAGFFDPEGKKTGNFTLGKDKLMVNSQGESYISYHDFVTALVDEIEHPQHINQRFTLVGEKA; from the coding sequence ATGAAGATTGGTGTAGTAGCAGCTACAGGTAAAGTAGGACGTCTTGTAGTGGATGAACTCATTAGCAGGGGATACGAGCCTGTGGCAATTGTCAGAGATGCGCATAAAGTAACACAAAAAATTAAAGTCATTGAAAAAGATATCTTTGACTTAAGAAGTGATGATGTATCATCATTTGATATTATCGTCAATGCATTTGGTGCACCTTTAGGAGAAGAAGAAGCACATGTTAAAGCAGGCAGAGTATTGATAGATGCACTAAAAGGTACGGATACGAGACTTATTGTTGTCGGTGGTGCAGGGAGTTTATATGTAGATGATGCAGAATCAGTTACATTAGTCGAGTCAGGTAATTTACCCGACATCTTTATGCCTTCCGCGAAAGGTCAGGCGAGAAACTATGAAGATATTAAACAAGCCGAAGATTTAACATGGACATTTATCTCTCCAGCTGGATTCTTTGATCCGGAAGGCAAGAAGACTGGCAACTTCACACTAGGTAAAGATAAGTTAATGGTAAATAGTCAAGGAGAGAGTTATATTAGCTATCATGATTTTGTAACAGCGCTTGTGGATGAGATAGAACATCCACAGCATATCAATCAAAGATTTACACTCGTAGGTGAGAAAGCATAA
- the rplT gene encoding 50S ribosomal protein L20, with protein sequence MPRVKGGTVTRARRKKVIKLAKGYFGSKHTLYKVAKQQVMKSGQYAYRDRRQKKREFRKLWIARINAAARKHDISYSRLMNGLKVAGIDINRKMLSEIAISDEKAFAELVNQAKAALK encoded by the coding sequence ATGCCACGAGTTAAAGGTGGAACAGTAACACGCGCCCGTCGTAAAAAGGTTATTAAATTAGCTAAAGGTTACTTTGGTTCTAAACATACATTATATAAAGTAGCAAAACAACAAGTAATGAAATCAGGTCAATATGCATACCGTGACCGTCGTCAAAAGAAACGTGAATTCCGTAAATTATGGATCGCACGTATCAACGCTGCAGCACGTAAACATGATATCAGCTACAGCCGTTTAATGAACGGATTAAAAGTTGCTGGAATCGATATTAACCGTAAAATGTTATCAGAGATCGCTATCTCTGACGAAAAAGCATTTGCTGAGTTAGTGAACCAAGCGAAAGCAGCTTTAAAATAA
- the rpmI gene encoding 50S ribosomal protein L35 — translation MPKMKTHRGGAKRVKRTGSGKLKRSRAYTSHLFANKSTKQKRGLRKAALVSKGDQKRVAQMLTYVK, via the coding sequence ATGCCTAAAATGAAAACTCACCGTGGTGGAGCGAAACGTGTTAAAAGAACTGGTTCAGGGAAATTAAAACGTTCAAGAGCTTACACTTCACACTTATTTGCTAACAAATCTACAAAACAAAAACGCGGATTACGTAAAGCAGCTTTAGTTTCTAAAGGTGATCAAAAACGCGTAGCACAAATGTTAACGTACGTAAAATAA
- the infC gene encoding translation initiation factor IF-3: MSTIAKDQTQINDRIRAKELRLIGHDGEQLGVKSKFEAIEIAERVNLDVVLVAPNAKPPVAKIMDYGKYKFEQQKKEKEARKKQKVVTVKEIRLSPTIEDHDFNTKLKNARKFLEKEDKVKVSIRFRGRAITHKEFGQRVLEKFAEECKDLATVEQKPKMDGRSMFLMLAPIVDKKQN; this comes from the coding sequence GTGTCAACCATAGCTAAAGATCAAACTCAAATCAATGACAGAATTCGCGCGAAAGAATTACGTTTAATTGGACATGATGGTGAACAACTTGGTGTTAAATCTAAGTTCGAAGCAATCGAAATTGCAGAACGTGTAAATCTTGATGTTGTTCTTGTTGCGCCAAACGCTAAACCGCCCGTTGCCAAAATTATGGATTACGGTAAGTATAAGTTTGAGCAGCAGAAGAAAGAAAAAGAAGCACGCAAAAAGCAGAAAGTTGTTACAGTTAAAGAAATTCGTCTAAGTCCTACAATCGAAGATCATGACTTTAATACGAAACTTAAGAATGCTCGTAAATTCTTAGAGAAAGAAGATAAAGTTAAAGTATCTATTCGTTTCCGTGGACGTGCTATTACGCACAAAGAATTCGGTCAACGCGTATTAGAGAAATTTGCAGAAGAATGTAAAGATCTTGCGACTGTTGAACAAAAACCAAAGATGGATGGCCGCTCAATGTTCTTAATGTTAGCGCCAATCGTCGACAAAAAACAAAACTAG
- a CDS encoding amino acid permease: MIAIGGCIGTGLFMTSGGAIRDAGPGGALLAFTIIGIMVFFLMTSLGEMATYLPISGSFSTYATRFVDPSLGFALGWNYWFNWVITVAADVSIAASVIKYWEPMDFLPGWAWSLVFLAIILFLNTLSVRVYGESEYWFAIIKVATVILFLGIGLLTIFGILGGEYLGFKNFTAGEAPFVGHGLTGSFLTILGVFLVAGFSFQGTELVGITAGESEEPEKTIPKAIKQVFWRILIFYVLSILVIGLIIPYTNPNLMGGDSVAKSPFTLVFENAGLAFAASFMNAVILTSILSAGNSGMYASTRMLYAMGKDGLASRKFSETNHKGVPIPSLLATFVVVLIIFLVERVASGAYEYIVAASGLTGFIAWLGIAISHYRFRRAFYAQNKDLSVLKYKAMWFPFGPIFAFVLCLFVIIGQDTDLILNGNFDLNGFMITYMGIPIFLAFFLYHKLRYKTKKIPLEKVDLSQDTDMSEYEKIDVDIEA, translated from the coding sequence ATGATTGCGATCGGTGGATGTATTGGTACAGGTTTATTTATGACGAGTGGTGGTGCCATTCGTGATGCAGGGCCAGGTGGTGCGCTGCTTGCATTCACAATTATCGGGATTATGGTGTTCTTCTTAATGACGTCACTCGGAGAGATGGCGACGTATCTTCCGATTTCAGGAAGTTTTTCAACTTATGCAACACGATTTGTTGATCCGTCACTTGGATTTGCATTAGGCTGGAACTATTGGTTTAACTGGGTGATCACAGTTGCAGCGGATGTCAGTATTGCTGCTAGTGTCATTAAATATTGGGAACCGATGGATTTCTTGCCGGGCTGGGCATGGAGTTTAGTCTTCTTAGCCATTATCTTATTTTTAAACACGTTATCTGTACGTGTCTATGGTGAAAGTGAGTACTGGTTTGCGATTATTAAAGTAGCAACAGTTATTTTATTTTTAGGAATTGGATTACTGACAATCTTCGGAATACTCGGTGGAGAGTATTTAGGATTTAAAAACTTCACAGCGGGTGAAGCACCTTTTGTAGGTCATGGTTTGACAGGAAGTTTCTTAACGATTCTTGGTGTATTTTTAGTTGCAGGATTCAGTTTTCAAGGTACAGAGCTTGTAGGGATTACAGCAGGTGAGTCAGAAGAACCAGAAAAAACAATTCCGAAAGCAATTAAACAAGTATTCTGGAGAATATTAATATTCTACGTTTTATCTATTCTAGTCATTGGTTTGATTATTCCTTATACTAACCCGAACTTAATGGGAGGAGATAGTGTTGCAAAGTCACCATTTACATTAGTATTTGAAAATGCAGGACTTGCCTTTGCAGCTTCGTTTATGAATGCCGTAATCTTAACGTCTATTCTTTCAGCGGGTAATAGTGGAATGTACGCTTCAACACGTATGTTATATGCAATGGGTAAAGATGGATTAGCATCACGTAAATTCTCAGAAACAAATCATAAAGGTGTTCCGATTCCGAGTTTACTTGCGACGTTCGTAGTAGTACTGATCATCTTCTTAGTTGAACGTGTCGCGAGTGGGGCGTATGAATATATCGTTGCAGCAAGTGGATTAACTGGTTTTATTGCATGGCTCGGTATTGCGATAAGTCATTATCGATTCCGACGTGCATTTTATGCTCAGAATAAAGATTTATCGGTATTGAAATATAAAGCAATGTGGTTCCCATTCGGTCCAATCTTTGCATTTGTATTATGTCTCTTTGTTATTATCGGTCAGGATACGGATCTGATATTAAATGGAAACTTTGATTTGAACGGATTTATGATTACGTATATGGGAATCCCGATTTTCTTAGCATTCTTCTTATATCATAAATTAAGATACAAAACGAAGAAGATTCCATTGGAAAAAGTTGATTTATCACAAGATACAGATATGAGCGAATATGAAAAAATAGATGTTGACATCGAAGCATAA